In Listeria cossartiae subsp. cossartiae, the DNA window CGAACACGGTAGTTAAGCTTCTCCGCGCCAATGGTAGTTGGGGGCTTCCCCCTGCGAGAGTAGGTCGCTGCCGGGCAATTCGAAAAAGTCCTAATTATTTAGGGCTTTTTTTGTTTATAAAAAGATAAATAAATTGCTAATAGGTAGGGATATCTAGTATAATTAAAGTCAAAAATAGTCAAAGTCAGTGATTTGTAAAAAATAGAAAGGAGATTCCTTATAATGAAAAATATTTCTGATATTATAGAAGCTTATTTGAAGCAAGTCTTGGAGTCTAGTGAAGCAGTGGAAATTAAAAGAAGTGAAATTGCGGATAAGTTTGAATGTGTGCCTTCGCAAATTAACTATGTAATAAATACTAGGTTTACAATGGAACGAGGTTATATCGTTGAGAGTAAACGTGGTGGTGGCGGATATATTCGGATTATTAAAGTGAAGATGAATGATAAGCTTCAATTGTTAGAAGCAATTATATCAATGGTTCATGATAAAAAGGTCTCTCAATCATTTTCTGAGGATGTTATTTTGAGACTGCTTGAAGAGGAAGTTATAACGAAGAAAGAAGCGAGATTAATGGTTGCGGCATTAGACCGTGAAGTGTTAATTTTACCTTTACCAGATAGGGATATTTTGAGGAGTAGAATTTTAGAGGCGATGTTGGTTGCTTTGAAATATGATTAGGGTGTGATGACGATGATTTGTCAAAGATGTGGGGAAAATAAGGCTGTTATTGCTTTACAACAATTCAATGAGTCTGGGAAAGTGGAATCATTGTATTTATGTGAGGATTGTGCAGCTACGGAAGCACTTTCTTCGGAAAAAGATTTAGTTAAAGCGATGGATACTTTTAGTGAGGTTGCACTTGATTTTTTGACGTTATTGCAAAAAGAAGAAAATGCGCAGAAAAAGGTTGTTTGCGGGAATTGTCAGCTTAGTTTTGAAGAGTTCTTACAAACGAATCGAGTGGGATGTTCGGAATGTTATTCGGCTTTTGAGGAGCAGTTGGTGCCGATTATTGGGCGAGTTCAGAATGGTTACACAAAACATGTTGGTAAAGTACCGGCTGTGGTTGAGCGAGCTGAGGGTGTTCAAAATGAGATTAGTCGCTTGCAAGAGCAGTTAGGACAATTAGTTAAAAATGAGGAGTTTGAAGAGGCGGCGGTTGTTCGTGATCAAATTCGGGCTTTGAAAGCTGGGGGTGAGGATAAATGAATGTATTTGAACCTCGTCTTAGTTCTTGGTTAGAGAATGCTGGTGATGACGATGATGTTGTTCTGAGTTCACGGATTAGGCTTGCTAGGAACTTGAAGGATGAACATTTTCCGATTTATGAGCAGAAGGAAGAAATTGTTGATACTATTGCAGCCGTTTTTGATGATAATTTTACTTTATTTAAAATGAATCAGATTTCTTTATTGGAAAAGGCGCTTTTGGTGGAGAAGCATTTGGTTAGTCCATATATGATGAACAAGAGTGAATATGGTGCGGTTCTTTTAAATGAGGAAGAGAATGTTAGTATTATGTTGAATGAGGAAGATCATTTGCGGATACAGTGTATGACGCCGGGATTGCGGTTGTTTGATGCTTTAGAGGCTGCGCTGCAAATTGATGGTTATGTGGAAGAGAAGTTGACTTATGCTTTTGATAGGCAGTTTGGATATTTGACGAGTTGTGTGACGAATATTGGGACTGGGATGAGGGCTTCTGTGATGGTGCATTTGCCGGGGCTCGTGACAACGAAAAGGATTAAAAGTGTGATTGAAGCGATTAGGAGTCTAGGTTTTGTGGTAAGAGGTATATACGGGGAAGGTAGCATGCCTGCAAGTAATATTTTTCAGGTTTCGAATCAAGTGACTTTAGGTAAAACCGAAACGGAAATTGTGGAAGATTTAACGCAAGTCATGGAACAGATTATCATGCAAGAACGTGTTGCTAGAACTACTTTGAAGCAAAAATTTCATATTGCACTTGAGGATAGAGTTTTTAGGTCATATGGGTTATTGATGAATTGC includes these proteins:
- a CDS encoding CtsR family transcriptional regulator; protein product: MKNISDIIEAYLKQVLESSEAVEIKRSEIADKFECVPSQINYVINTRFTMERGYIVESKRGGGGYIRIIKVKMNDKLQLLEAIISMVHDKKVSQSFSEDVILRLLEEEVITKKEARLMVAALDREVLILPLPDRDILRSRILEAMLVALKYD
- a CDS encoding protein arginine kinase: MNVFEPRLSSWLENAGDDDDVVLSSRIRLARNLKDEHFPIYEQKEEIVDTIAAVFDDNFTLFKMNQISLLEKALLVEKHLVSPYMMNKSEYGAVLLNEEENVSIMLNEEDHLRIQCMTPGLRLFDALEAALQIDGYVEEKLTYAFDRQFGYLTSCVTNIGTGMRASVMVHLPGLVTTKRIKSVIEAIRSLGFVVRGIYGEGSMPASNIFQVSNQVTLGKTETEIVEDLTQVMEQIIMQERVARTTLKQKFHIALEDRVFRSYGLLMNCRIISMKEAADAISDIRLGVELGFFEHISRQKMNELVLFSQPAFLRREAGRDMDELEEKVIRAKVIREILGDK
- a CDS encoding UvrB/UvrC motif-containing protein: MICQRCGENKAVIALQQFNESGKVESLYLCEDCAATEALSSEKDLVKAMDTFSEVALDFLTLLQKEENAQKKVVCGNCQLSFEEFLQTNRVGCSECYSAFEEQLVPIIGRVQNGYTKHVGKVPAVVERAEGVQNEISRLQEQLGQLVKNEEFEEAAVVRDQIRALKAGGEDK